A window of Ammospiza caudacuta isolate bAmmCau1 chromosome 13, bAmmCau1.pri, whole genome shotgun sequence genomic DNA:
gggccctgtcccctcccagggcagcacagggaggtggtGGGCAGGGGgcaaagctgtgccaggctctgagcacccagagctgcctctcaGATCATCTCGGAGGAGATCTCGGGGAACAACGGCTATGTGGAGCTCGCCTTCCGAGCCAAGAAACTGGATGACAAGGTGAGCTGGGTGCTGGGGGTGaacagggcagggtgggcagggtgggcactgtTCTCTCTCATCCTCCTCCCCCAGGACCTGTTCAGCAAGTCAGATCCCTTTCTGGAGATTTACCGCATTGATGACGACCGCAGCGAGCAGCTGGTGTACCGCACCGAGGTGGGGCTGCGGTGGCACCCGGCCCCCACGGCCACCCCGGGGGCTCCCCGGCCCCGCTGAGCCCCCACCCCGTCCTGCAGGTGGTGAAGAACAACCTCAGCCCCATCTGGGAGCCCTTCAAAGTCTCCCTCAACTCGCTCTGCAGCTGCGAGGAGAAGAGGAAGCTGAGGGTGAGGAAGAATGATGGGGACCTCTATGCCTGCACTGGGGGCATCTGAACCCCAGCTTCCCTGGTGGTGTGCTGGGCacccctcagtgctggggagggggctgagcCGCCCGGTGCCCCCCTGAGCCGTGCCCATCTCAGTGTGTGGTGTGGGACTACGACTCGCGGGGCAAGCACGACTTCATCGGGGAGTTCTTCACCACCTTCGAGGAGATGCAGAAGGCCATGGGGGAGAACAaggtgggacatggggacacggggatggcCTGGGGTCACcctgtgtgctgccagcagagcctgtCCTAGCAGCcaccttccagctcctcctctgggTTCGGcatcattttcttctctctgcccTCCTGTTTGGGGAAGGGatgctgggtttggggtcagcCATGGGTGGGGTGGCTGGGAGCGGGGAAGGCAGCTgcaccctggggctctgggggtgcagggTTATTGGGCTGCAGTGTTCTGGGGGTCCCCACGGGGCAGAGTGGCACCGGGGTGggggtgcccaggctgggccgTGCCCGGGGGGGCCGCAGGCAGCGCGGGTGCCGGTGCCACAGGTGCAGTGGGACTGCATGAACCCCAAGTACAAGATCAAGAAGCGCAACTACAAGAATTCGGGGGTCGTGGTGCTGCTGGACCTGAAGGTGAGcgcctgggagctgtgccaggccatgccaggctgtgccaggccatGCCGGGCTCCGTGGGGCACAGCCGCCTGACGCAGGTCCCTCTGGAAGATCCACAGGGTTTACTCCTTCCTGGATTACATCATGGGCGGCTGCCAGATCCATTTCACGGTGAGCAGCGTCCCCTCCCcgcccagcagggacagcccgtGGCCCTGCTCACCCCGGtgaccccactgtcccctccagGTGGCCATCGACTTCACGGCCTCCAACGGGGACCCCCGcaacagctgctccctgcactaCATCAACCCCTACCAGCCCAACGAGTACCTCAAGGCTCTGGTGGCTGTGGGGGAGATCTGCCAGGACTATGACAGGTTGGTGGCCCTGGTGGGGCCACACGCACTGGTGACATCCACCCAGGGTGAGATCTGCTGGTGACAGGCGCTCAGCGCTGGCACCAGAGCTCCTCACACCCTTCCCTTGCAGCGATAAGAAATTCTCAGCTCTGGGCTTTGGTGCCAGGATCCCCCCCAAGTACGAGGTGAGCGGGTCTGCGGgacccagggctgtgctggtccCTCTGGGTGCCCTCGGCTGTGGCACAGCCGGGCTTGGCACACACTGGGGGCTGTGTAGGGGTGCACCAGCTgccccctcctcttcctccctccctccaggtCTCCCACGACTTCGCCATCAACTTCAACCCCGACAACGACGAGTGTGAGGGTGAGTGCGGCTCCAGAGGGGCCGGGCCCATGGCTGGCGTGGCCCTCACCCCTGGCACACCCCACAGGCATCCAGGGCGTCGTGGAGTCCtaccagagctgcctgcccaAAATCCAGCTCTACGGCCCCACCAACGTGGCTCCCATCATCTCCAAGGTGGCTCGGGTGGCAGCTGACGAGGAGCGGACCAAGGAGGCCTCGGTGGGTCCCCGCGCCCCGCCGGGGCCGGCTCAGCCCCCGCACGCGGGGGTCGGGCAGCCCCCGagcatccctgtccccccagcAATACTTCATCCTGCTCATCCTCACCGACGGCGTGGTCACGGACATGGCGGACACGCGGGAGGCCATCGTGCGCGCCTCCTACCTGCCCATGTCCATCATCATCGTCGGCGTGGGCAACGCCGACTTCACGGACATGCAGATCCTGGACGGGGACGACGGCGTGCTGCGCTCCCCCAAGGGCGAGCCCGTGCTGCGCGACATCGTCCAGTTCGTGCCCTTCCGCGAGTTCAAGAACGTGAGTGGGGAGCGACAGCTCCTGCCcgcccctgcctgcccctcctggctcttccctcccctcccgACCTTTCCTATCCCCTCCCGACCCCTTCTGTCCCCTCCCGCCCCTTTCCATCCCCTCCCGTCCCTTCTTTCCCCCTCCGGtccatcccttcccttctcGTCCCGCTCTGTCCCCCCGGTCCCCTCTGCCCCTGTTGGCGCAAGGACCCGGCGTCCCGCGGCTCAGcccggtgtccccatgtcccggTGTCCCGCGGCTCAGcccggtgtccccatgtcccggTGTCCCGCGGCTCAGcccggtgtcccggtgtcccggtgtcccgcGGCTCAGcccggtgtcccggtgtcccggtgtcccgcGGCTCAGcccggtgtcccggtgtcccgcAGGCGTCGCCCACAGCCCTGGCCAAGTGCGTGCTGGCGGAGGTGCCCAAGCAGGTGGTGGAGTACTACAGCTACAAGGCCTTTcccccgcgctgcccccggcCCCCCACCCCCGAGCCCAACCTCGGCTCCCCGCAGTGAGGGACCCCCAGCCTCGCTTTTCCCCAGTGAGGGACCCCCGACCCCGCTTTTCCCCAGTGAGGGACCCCCAGCCTCGCTTTTCCCCAGTGAGGGACCCCCGACCCCGCTTTTCCCCAGTGAGGGACCCCCGACCCCGCTTTTCCCCAGTGAGGGACCCCCGATCCCGCTTTTCCCCAGTGAGGGACCCCCGATCCCGCTTTTCCCCAGTGAGGCACCCCCAGCCCAACTccagcctcagtttcccctgtGAGacacccccagtgccccccagctTTGGCTGCCCCAGTGTAATGTGCCCCAGTGAGACCCCCCCGTCCTGgtgtgccctggggacacacggggTCCCCgccaggccctgccctgccgCCAACCCCCGGCTGGGACACGGGGAAGGTCCCGGCCCCCCCGTGCAGGacacccccagcactgcccgtccagccccgctgtcccctcggtCCCCTCGTTCCCCTCGGTCCCCTCGTTCCCCTCGGTCCCCGCTTCTCTGTCACTGTGACCTTTGGAGGCTGCATGATCCCCCAATAAAGCAccaccctgtgcccaccctcCTGCTCTCTGGGTGCTGATCCCACCCTCGGGGTGTCACTGGGGTGGGTGGGCAGGCCGGCAGCTCTGGCCGCTGCCGTGTCCCCTCGCGGCGACACCGGTGCCCCGCCCGGTGACCAGAGCCGAGGGCAGCGCCCCCGTTCCGGTGTCCGTGGCCGGGAGAGAGCCGGGAGCGCCGGAGCAGCCGCGGCTTTGATGTGCCAGGGCACGGAGCGGGGAGAGGCAGCCACGGAGCCGGCCCTGCTGCCCGGCACATGGCCCGtgccctgtgccatgggctgtgtgccctgtgctgtgtgctctgtgccacaTGCCATGTGCTGTGTGCCCTCTAGCATGTGCTGTATGCCCTGTGCCATGTGCCCTGCGCCATGTGCCCTGCGCCATGTGCCCTGCGCCATGTGCTGTGTGCCCTCTAGCATGTGCTCTATGCCATGTGCCATGCACTGTGTTCCCTGTGCCATATGCCATGTGCTGTATGACCTGTACCACAccccgtgtgtccccagctctgttccctgtgccatgtatgtgctctgtgtgtgtaacCTGTGCCACGTCCATGGGCCATGCACCACGGTCACCTGTAACATGACTGTGTCGTGTCCCACGTGTGTGTTCCATGTGCCACATGCTGTGTGCTACGTGCTCTGCCATGTGGCATGCAGTGTGGCGTACTCCATGTATCTGTTCATGTGACACGTGCATTGTCCTGTGCCACATGCTGTGTGCCTTGTCATGTTCCCTGTGCTATGTGTTATTTGTCATGTGCTCTGTGCCATTTGTCATGTGATGTGttctgtgtgccctgtgccaggtgccATGCTCTTTGTGCCATGttctgtgtgccctgtgccacgTGCTGTGTGCCATGTTCCTTGTATCATGTTCCTTGTGCCAGGTGCCACATTCCTTGTGCCAGGTACCATGTTCCGTGTGCCATGttctgtgtgccctgtgccacgTGCTGTGTGCCATGTTCCCTGTGCCATGTGCCATGCTTCATGCTGTGCCACGTGCCGGGCACTGTGCCACACTCCTGCCATGTGCTGTGTGCTGAGGCTGCCAGCAAGGTGCCAGCAGATGCTCCTGGCACGGTGACATCCTCAGGGGCAGGGTGTGCCCAAGGCCACCACAGGGGCTGAAACTggggcctggcacagcctcacGGGGTAGGGGCCACCTGAGGTGCCACCGAGTTGGGCTCCGGGTGCTGCCACGTCCCTGGGCGCAGGTGCCAGGCTGGCCCAGGTGGGTGTCACTGTCCGGGGCAGCTCTGCCGGCCCTTGGGCACCGCTGGCAGCACACGGCAGGGGCAGGGGCGCGGTACCTGTCCCCCCATCAGCCCCTATTTATAGCTGTGATTCATCCCCTCGGGGCGGGATCCCGGCTGTTGCCGCGGAAACCCAAACCTGCCGCCGGGAGGATGCAGCGGGGCCGCTCCTGCgcgggcaggagctgccctggcacccctgCCCATGGGGACGGAGGGTGGGTGCAGAGGGACCCTCGGGGCTGGCAGTGTCCAGGGACACCTCGCTGGGCTGTCCGTGCcggcaggaggggctggcacagggggcagGGTTGGcaaggctggcacaggggacaggagTGGCAGGACACTGGTGCCACTGTCCCACAGAGCCCAAGGAGGGTCTCACCAGCTCCCCCCTGTCAGCCAGGCCTAGCCAGGGCTCCTGGTGGTGCCAGGGCCGAGCCCCCCCTGAGGAAGCCAGTTAATCACTGACTGAGCCTCTGCTGCCCGGGGGCTCCACGGGGCAATTCCTtggcaggagaggggctgggggctcgggctgctcctgcccgggACACCCCAGGGTGCTGGGGGTGGAATGAGCCCCTCGGTGCCAACAccccagcagggagagcaccCAGCCGGGGTAACGGGGCACGGGGCTCTGGAGGGGgggccctgggtgctgctgaaggagccagcCCCGTGCCACGAGCTGTGCTGGCACGCCCTGTCCCCACGCTGTGACCCCGCCCGGGCCGTGCTGCCCCCCGGTCATTGCCCCCGCCCGTTAATGAGGTCCCCGGGGATGCGTCCCCACCCCGATGTGCTCCTGATAACGGCAGCTGTTCCTGATAACAGCAGCGCTTCCCGCCCCGCTCCCATGGGAATCGTTGCCTCGCAGGGAAcaacaataaatatttatttccgCAGGGTGGGATGGGCGGAAAGAGGGGTCACGGCCACAGCCCCGGGCCGGGGGAGCGGGAGCACGGGGATGGCCACAATGCAGGGCCGGGAAAGCTCCCTGaacccagggaggaggagggacgGTGCTCGCAGACCCCCGGCCCCggggggtgacacaggggggCTTTGGAggggccctgcagggtctcCATGTGGTTGTCAGCAGGTGAGGGCTCAGCGTCCCCCCAAAGCCCGGCGGCTCCCTCAGGCCATGGGCCACTGCGTGGGCAGCTCCGTGTCCCCCATCTCCTCCTGGTAGCGCCGGTTGAAGAGCGCGTTCTGCTCGGGGGAGAAGTGGCTGCGCCAGTCCCCCACCACCcctgagggacagagggacaggcagtcagggtccctgtcccaccacccctgggggacacaggcaggcagggtcCCTGTCCTCTCGgtgtccccgcagtgtccccgCGGCGCCGcacgcccccagccccgctcacCCTTGCGCATGAAGCGGCCCCGGCTGTGGTCCATGATCTCGGCGGGGATCAGGGAGTAGTTGGCCATGGCGTTGTCCCGCATGGCCgagaagctgcagtgctgctccagggctgccagcgTGCCCGGTGCCAGCGGGCACCCCAGGAAGGTGCTGAGGCGCTGCGCGGTGCCCCGCAGGTCCTGCGGCGGGAGCGCGGTCAGTACCGGGACGGGGACGGGacggggacacggcggggctCACACCGGGGACGGGacggggacacggcggggctCACACCGGGcacggggacacggcggggctCACACCGGGGACGGGACGGGGACACGGCGGCGCTCACACCGGGGACGGGacggggacacggcggggctCACACCGGGcacggggacacggcggggctCACACCGGGGACGGGACGGGGATACGGCGGGGCTCACACCGGGGACGGGacggggacacggcggggctCACACCGGGGACGGGacggggacacggcggggctCACACCGGGGACGGGacggggacacggcggggctCACACCGGGACAGGGACGGGACACGGCGGGGCTCACACCGGGGACGGAacggggacacggcggggctCACAccgggacagggacggggacaggcGGGGCTCACACCGGGACAGGGACGGGACAGGACACGGCGGGGCTCACCTGGTGCAGCTCCTCGTAGGTGACATAGAGGATGTCCAGGCGGTGCCGCTGGCCCAGCCAGCCCTTGACGTGCTCAAACCAGGAGCCGTAGTgcactgggggggggggggcgggcgGTGATGGGGAGCCCCGAGGCTCAGCCcccaccccaaactcccccgTCCCTACCTGTGCCCTCGAGGAACTGCGTCAGGAAGGCATCGAAGGAGCTGGGGTCGGGCAGGAACTTGGCCAGGTGGTGGAAGTGGTAGAAGGAGACGGCGACGTCTTTGGGGTTCCTGGCCACGTAGATCACCTGGAGGGACACAGAGTCACCCCGCAGCCGGGGGCGTTCCCCTGCACCCCGCTCAGAAATCCCCCAGCGTTTCCCGGCTGCGGGAAGCCCCGGGGGTGCGGGATGTCCCCTCAGGGCCCCCGGAGCCCCGGGACCGCTCTGACCTTGGCCTTGCTGCGCTGCAGGGCGGGGGCCAGCACGGGCGCGGGCAGGTGCGTGGTGAGGAGCCGCGGGCCGCCCGTGTCCCGCAGAGCCTCCCGGCAGTAGATCTGCTCCAGCCACGGCGCCCTCTCCCAGTTGGGAATGGTCTTGGCCGGCCGGGCGTCGCCGAGGCTGAAGAGCAGCGTCAGGATCTCCTGCATCCAGGTGGTGCCTGCAGGGGTGGCTGTCAGGGCAGGGCCGCGGCAccacggcacggcacggcatggcatggcatggcactgccctggcacgGGTAGCACGGATTGGCACAGCAAGGCACGGCTGACCCTGTCCCGTCCCATCCCACCCCGACCCCTCCTGTAGCAGCGGCTGGGCCGGCAGTGCCGTGTGTCCCTCCCCGAgcccccagggacaccaggctggggctggggacagccggACAGGGGCTCGGGCAGGACCTCCTGGCCGGGGTGCCCGTGCTGTGCCAGAGATCCAGCCGGACCGGGTCCGGGTGTGTCCCAGCCCCGGCAGCTCCGGGGGAGCTCCCGCCCCAGCCCGGGCTCCCAGCCCCGTCCCCTCGttgtcccggtgtcccccatCCCCTCACCCGATTTGGGGTAGGTGGCGATCAGCACGTCGCTGGGGCGGAAGGTGAAGGCGGCGGCGAAGCCGAGGGACTCCTGGGTGTGGAGGTGGCCGGGCAGGGCGATGCCCGCGAAGGTCTCGGTCACCTCCATGCGCTCCATGGCCCGGCCGGGCGGGACGCGCCGGGAGCCGCTTAAGTAGCGCAGAAAGAGGAAGCGGCCCCGGCGGGCGGGGGGCCGGAACCCCCCGGCACATTCCTGCCGGGGAGCCGGGAATCCGCGCTGGGGCCAGCGCCGGGAGAGCGcggctggcaggggctgcccgcacccgggatgggatgggaacggtgggatgggatgggaatccTCCCGTTCCTGAGCCACCGCCGCAGCCGGGGAAACGCGGGGGCCGCGTCACCTCGGGCAGGCCCGGGAAGGCCGAGCGATGCCAGCCCCGCACCGTGCCCACCCCGGCTCCCCGTGCCCGGCACCGCAGGAGGGGTTTGTTGCCATCAGGAACACCCCAGGATGAGGTGTCCAGCTGGACCGGCCATCTCCGCGTGGCTCCATGCCATTCCCGAAGCGCAGCCAAGGCCTCGCTGGGAAGGACggcacagctggagccagcagggatgCGCGGCATGGcggtgcctcagtttcccctcgGGACGCTGCAGCGGTAGCGGAGTGCGGGGGACCCGAGCGCACacggagcagcagcagcagcagacccACAGCCGGCCGTGCCACCCCGCTGTTGCCCCCGGGCATGCGGCGGCTCCGGCGCCACGGcgggggtggctctgggggggccggagcccatcccagccccgtCGCCGCACGCAAGCCGGAAAAGTTCATCCACAGCCATCGCAGGCAGGGACCGCCCGAGTGTCCGGGGCCGGggtgagcggggccgggggtccCGCGGGTGCCGGGGGTGCCAGTGCCGAACCGGGGGAGGCTGAGGCGCGGACGGGACTGGCACTTTCCCAACTGAAGAACGTCTGGGCTTCATTAGAGGGATCGGGAGCGTCCCCGCGGCTCGGAGGAGAGGCCGAGGCACGGCCCGGCcaccggggctgggctggggaggccgcgagggagccctggcactgccaggcgggcacagggcagccagggaggggaAACGCCACGCTCCTGGTTATTTATTGACGGCGGGAGGGGACGGAGGAGCGCGGAGCGGCCATCCCAGTGTCTGCGCTCTCACGGCGGTGCCGGGTCCCCCcttgtccccagcagcagcagccagcggGAGAAGATGCCCGGCGGGAGCGTgtgggtgctggtgctggcgctggcactgcccagcactggacagcagcacctgcaggaggccGAGCGCATCATGAGCACCACGCCGGTCATCGACGGGTGAGCAAAGGTCACCGGGCCCGCAGCGTGCTCGGCTGCTCCCTTCGTGTGGGAAAACCCCAGCTGGGAAACCCTGCTGGGACAGCCCGGGGGGCATTCCGGGCCCGGGCACCCCTGCGCCGTGCGGGAACGGGGAGCAGATCTCCCAGGGGATCCCCgtgccagcacccctgggctgtgcaggaacAGGGGACAGCTTTCCCAGGGGATCCC
This region includes:
- the CPNE7 gene encoding copine-7; its protein translation is MPFAHGAACAPPRPAGMGGVPEPCPQAPLAVLSKVELRVSCKHLLDRDTLNKSDPCVLLLMQSQGQWMEVDRSEVIKSNLNPVFAKIFTVDYYFEEVQKLRFEVYDSHGQAGVGTHDDDFLGGMECTVGQIVAQKRVTKPLFLKYGKFAGKSTITIISEEISGNNGYVELAFRAKKLDDKDLFSKSDPFLEIYRIDDDRSEQLVYRTEVVKNNLSPIWEPFKVSLNSLCSCEEKRKLRCVVWDYDSRGKHDFIGEFFTTFEEMQKAMGENKVQWDCMNPKYKIKKRNYKNSGVVVLLDLKIHRVYSFLDYIMGGCQIHFTVAIDFTASNGDPRNSCSLHYINPYQPNEYLKALVAVGEICQDYDSDKKFSALGFGARIPPKYEVSHDFAINFNPDNDECEGIQGVVESYQSCLPKIQLYGPTNVAPIISKVARVAADEERTKEASQYFILLILTDGVVTDMADTREAIVRASYLPMSIIIVGVGNADFTDMQILDGDDGVLRSPKGEPVLRDIVQFVPFREFKNASPTALAKCVLAEVPKQVVEYYSYKAFPPRCPRPPTPEPNLGSPQ
- the LOC131563587 gene encoding sulfotransferase 2B1-like isoform X1; this encodes MEVTETFAGIALPGHLHTQESLGFAAAFTFRPSDVLIATYPKSGQCHAMPCRAVPWCRGPALTATPAGTTWMQEILTLLFSLGDARPAKTIPNWERAPWLEQIYCREALRDTGGPRLLTTHLPAPVLAPALQRSKAKVIYVARNPKDVAVSFYHFHHLAKFLPDPSSFDAFLTQFLEGTVHYGSWFEHVKGWLGQRHRLDILYVTYEELHQDLRGTAQRLSTFLGCPLAPGTLAALEQHCSFSAMRDNAMANYSLIPAEIMDHSRGRFMRKGVVGDWRSHFSPEQNALFNRRYQEEMGDTELPTQWPMA
- the LOC131563587 gene encoding sulfotransferase 2B1-like isoform X2 translates to MERMEVTETFAGIALPGHLHTQESLGFAAAFTFRPSDVLIATYPKSGTTWMQEILTLLFSLGDARPAKTIPNWERAPWLEQIYCREALRDTGGPRLLTTHLPAPVLAPALQRSKAKVIYVARNPKDVAVSFYHFHHLAKFLPDPSSFDAFLTQFLEGTVHYGSWFEHVKGWLGQRHRLDILYVTYEELHQDLRGTAQRLSTFLGCPLAPGTLAALEQHCSFSAMRDNAMANYSLIPAEIMDHSRGRFMRKGVVGDWRSHFSPEQNALFNRRYQEEMGDTELPTQWPMA